Genomic window (Lampris incognitus isolate fLamInc1 chromosome 3, fLamInc1.hap2, whole genome shotgun sequence):
TAGTTAATGTCAAGATATCACCCGAGATGAAAGAGCGCAGGAGTCAAGGATTCGTCTCAACCTGCGAAGTGCGTTTGTTAAAAACAatgctttgaccccccccccccccaccaggtcTCCCGCGAAAGTTTTTGGGGAGCGATGCCGAGACCAAAGAGCtgctatgtttttttttaaggtgTGCATCCGAGAACACCGAGTGTTCCCAGATCTGCTCCATTTCCTGCAATTTTCTGctggttttcctttttttttttgtattcggCACTTTATCAGGAAATAACTAGCTTGAACATTCGCAActggctccctccctccctctctctctctttttctctctctctctcataaagaTTATGTATCATAGCTGAAGGTAATGCTCATGTAACAAAATCATAAAACCGGTCTTTGAAATAAATATGCGACCAAAGTCTGCTCTTGTGCCATCCTCCTTTTGATCTGTCTCCTTTGTTATGAAAATTCACATTTTTTATCACAGCATTGCAATATGTTTCTCTTCCAAGTGTACTCTCTCCATTCAGTGGTATCTTTTTATTctcatgcaaaaaaacaaaaaacaaaaaacctttgcACGTTGCACAGATGATGGGGGTGCCACCTGCAGCTTTGGCGAGCCCAGTAGATGCAGATCAGATGCCAAAAGGTGGGGGGGCGAGAGGAAAAGATTTACGAGTCACTTTTGGGGGAATACGAGGCAGATACTTAGGCATAAATGGATTATAAAAGCACTGGATCTATCCAGCTGTGCCTTGAGCAGCATCTGCTGCTGAAGTGAGACTGGGGAATGAGACACGAGGGTggaggagagggagcgagagcggATGAGAAAGAGATGGAGGTTACTGTTTAGTGTCACTGTTGTGGTGCAGCATCAACACATCAGCCAGTGCTGATACATCACTTAGCTGAACGGAGCAACAACTGTCATATCTACTGTTGAATGAATAACACCTTCACAGGCAGATTATGGTGGAGACTTGTATAGATAGTATTTTCACAATAACATCGCCGGCATTGTGGAAATCCACCATTACTACCCACTATTAACTCTTATGAAGTAGTTACCTATTTTAGATTATGCCGCGAGCATAGATTTTTAGTCTGCATTGTTTTTTGAAAGTGTACGGTGTAtccataaactttttttttctgataTGAATGAAAACATTTCAACTACTGGGAAATGATAAAATAATGAGAAATTCTTCCTCTACGTGTACCCTTGTCTGAACTATCAGTCATGTACTTTTGTCTATATCTACTTGTCCTGGAAAAGGCACTGACTGTTACAGGGTGAACGATTGAGGCTGGATATAAAtgaccaaaaaagaaagaaagaaaaaagaaatgagatAAAATGGAAACAGAAGACAAACACTTCACGTCCAATCAGGACCAGTAAGATCACGTCATCTGTTCGATGGCAGGGTTTCTGCTTATCATGTTCAACACAAGCACAGTGTCCCAGTTACCTCTTTCATTTCCTGATGGACATCCTTCAGGGCTCCCAGAACCTGCTCCAGGTTGGCCACCACCCGTTTAATCTGGCTGCGAACGGCCTTCCTGCTGCACCTCGGCCCCGTCTGGCCTGCCTCCCTCCAAGCAACCCGTGCCTCTCCTCCGCTGGTCGGCCTAGACCGGCTCCACGTCTGACTTCTCTGAGCCCAGCTTAGGGTGCACTCCGAGCTGGGTCTGGGTTTCCTGCTACAGCCCGAATCTCTATCTCTCAGAGGCACCTCAGTAGAGAAGATGACTCCGTGAAGGGAGTTGGGGCCATTGAAAGCAGCCACCGACAATGGCTCCTCGGATCCAGCCAGATCCCTCTGGCTCCGTTCTTTGCTGTGGTCGAGACCCTGCTGCCTCTCTGCAGAGTTCAGCAATATCGACGAATGGAGGTCCCGCTGAAGGTAGGTATGTCTGGCATAGTGCCACGtcttctccctcccttcctccataCATACTATGACCGGCGCGTTGCAGTTTGGCTCCTGACCTTTGAACTTTCCAGGCCGCGCAGGACCAGAAACGGGAGTGGGAACTAGCAGGGGCCCGTACCTCCTAACCGGGGGGCTAGTCCTGTCGGTCTGTGAGGGAGGGGGGTTAGGGGGGCCGAGCTGGCTCCTAACCACAGAGTACTCAGAGGAGTAGTCGTGGACAGATGGTGAAGTGTCGCCCAGACGCTTTGGTTTGTCTCCGGGGTTGTCTGAATCTGGATTTTGCTCCGGAGGCTGTTTCCACCTGGCAGGGCTGTCCCCCCTCTGCCTCCCCAGGCTCCCTGGCAGGATGTGATGCCCCCTCAGCACCACAGGCAGTCTTTTGGCCAAACCCACTCCATTACAGCGAGCGTCGCCTTTTTTCTCTTTGTCCTTCCCCTGGATCAAGTCCTTTGATAAGAGACAGACCCCCTTGGCCTTCCCCAGTGGGCTCAGGGTGCTGCGAGGCTCGGTGCCACATGTGTACGCCCCGTCTAGTCCCAGGTTGCTGTCCTGATTGGCTTTCAGGCCATTGCGGAGCCAAGGGAAGAAGTGAGAGGTGTGGGGCTTGAAGCCTCTGTGGTCCTTCCTGTCAGAGAACATGTTGATGGAGGACAGCCGGCCGCCTCAccgagaagaagaagtagaagaagaggaagaaacacaagaagatgaagaggaaaagGAGGAGGATGATTCCTGAATGAGAGAGCACTTCCTCCTCTTTTTCCACCAGTCTCCTCCTACCTTTGCCATTAACATGGACTGTTTTCATTGATCTTGCTCTACCGTTAACctgccccccctcctctctctttctttcttccactcctctctacttctctctctctcacccccctttctctgtctctctctcttcaaaactTTCATTTAATCtgctttgctttttttccccctcctgagTGCTGATCCAGCTTGCACCCATCCCTCTCCCCCTTTTCCTGCCCGAGCTGGTTTTCTCTTTCCCTCCTTTCCCCCGGTTCTCCTCCTCCCGCTGTTCTGTCCGTCGTAGTGCTCTAGAGtcctccttctctccctttcaTTTGCCTGGCCTCGGAGCTGCAGAGgggtctcgctctccctctccgtcCTCCTCCTCGCTCGCTCCCCGCCGCCTGTGTCTCACTGGCTCAGTAGCAGTGGCACGCTTCCTGTCTCTGCCCCTCTCCCTCGCcacatctctccctctccctctctctctctccctctcactcgctctctctctctctcgccccctcccgCACTGCGCTGTGCTACTCCTCTTCTCGCTCTTTCTTCCTCCCACTCCCTCTCACTGCTGTGACTCCCTTtctgtttccctttttctctccctgtctctatctATTCTTCCCCCTAGTTACACTCTCCTCTCATccaacccccctcctcctccccccatcTTTTTCTTCTCTCCCTGTCTGCCTCCTCTTGCCCtgctccgtttctctctctctctctctctcctctctctctctctctctctctctctctctctctctctctctctctctctctctctctctctctctctctctctctctctctctctctctctctgtctctccccccctcccttctttcagccctctttttctcccactttcttcccctctttctttctttctgtctccagctATGTCCTCTTACGCTCCATCTCCCTCCCCCGCCTGCCTTCACTCTCtcactatttctctctctctctctcacacacacgctttttctctatttatctctctatctcccccccccctccccgtgtcCCTTTTTGCCAGGGAGAGCAGTTGAACTTCAATCAAGATGCCAGTGTTATTAATCCCTGGTTAGTCAGCGTGTCTCCACGTGAGTTGCCTCTGCTCTCATCTGATTACTCCTATTCTGGCTCAGCCCTTCACAATTAAACGTTGCCGTGGATACAAGAGGGGGGTTTTAAGGAGCTGGGGGGGCGTGCAGCAGGATGGGacgttgtgtgtgtgggggggtgcacaTTTGTGACCTATAAAATGGGAGATCGGCATCATGTTTTACAGTGGCTGTAATCTGCAAACAGCAGGGTGCTtttcgcaacccccccccccaccaccaccaccctccatcTTGGTGTAACTGTCAGCAAATAGTTGCACGTTACATCCCaaaattgtttgtgttgttttat
Coding sequences:
- the LOC130109899 gene encoding proline-rich protein 36, yielding MFSDRKDHRGFKPHTSHFFPWLRNGLKANQDSNLGLDGAYTCGTEPRSTLSPLGKAKGVCLLSKDLIQGKDKEKKGDARCNGVGLAKRLPVVLRGHHILPGSLGRQRGDSPARWKQPPEQNPDSDNPGDKPKRLGDTSPSVHDYSSEYSVVRSQLGPPNPPPSQTDRTSPPVRRYGPLLVPTPVSGPARPGKFKGQEPNCNAPVIVCMEEGREKTWHYARHTYLQRDLHSSILLNSAERQQGLDHSKERSQRDLAGSEEPLSVAAFNGPNSLHGVIFSTEVPLRDRDSGCSRKPRPSSECTLSWAQRSQTWSRSRPTSGGEARVAWREAGQTGPRCSRKAVRSQIKRVVANLEQVLGALKDVHQEMKEVVEQIDYLTSSIDLNEEEQGGRDGNMNPPSDSSSSSSGVTVGSNHQRPSDQGVESGSIDPSTTLRKGRLLSHVRDRSPPGVQPHTQNTVRPSERKTQTLPFTFRSLRSSPKWSGGPASSSHDRLSSTPSVKTGGLVESLTSQNSDSATCRTSPLPVRPPTPGLSPLTVNLHHPNSTPGLSSPAPLSHSPRPSSPIRLPPLSSQPSLLSAISPSVISETKGGSNHIPHAINLPASPSSPSSDGPPAPSCPPSDCETLPGTDAGWQASLTEPIQLAPQGRLSPTAATKPPSAQGCRGRKPPPYPHNTLFERTKKAKEPRKAPPYPEKRRLLSTTV